In Papaver somniferum cultivar HN1 chromosome 9, ASM357369v1, whole genome shotgun sequence, the genomic stretch GCCTTCCACGAACGTCCCAACTAACTATATTCAACGTTTTGGAAGAGAGTCCAAGAGTTCTATTATGAGCGTACTACGAATCCAAAAAACCGTAAATGGAGAGACTTAGCTTTTTTCAATTCCAATGTATAAAAAGCCCAATTcgagagtatgttaaagttagCAAAATGGTGAACGAccatcatccacaagctcctcctctcgaaaaagtgagtaatccgaTATTTTAGTACCCATGTCATCGTTTAATGTTTGCATACAACActgaataattaatttaattgcagTTGGAACGATTCAACGGtctatggagaattcgtaatggggaaaaGAAGTTATTCACCGCAAGGAATATGTGGTGTTGTACCATCGTACTCAGAGGTTTATTGACGATGTATTGATGTGCCATATTTAAGAATTCACATATTGAATTGTCCTATACATGTAATGCGCTTATTTCCTAAAccatgtaatgaatattttgtttctgaaaatatggcatAATCGGGTTATGTGGACATTTATAATCTCCGGCtcctacaatcggtttatgtcTACATTAACAAAAACCGATTATGGGTTTTCTTCGTCAATTGaaaaaactcaacccagaatcggtctaCTATTGCACTAACCAACCGGTTCtgggttgagttttttttttttttttaattaaatcttTTTCAAGTTTTGTTGATGAACTAACGGTAGTTGATTTCAAGATTAATTTGATTAAACATCACTTAGTCACTAAAaccaacactaattaatcagagTTAATTTAGCTATTAAGTAAAATTGTTGGTTTATACATTTTATTTCAAAATATATTTCTTTTATCTTGTATTCCAAGGCCCTAAATAACATGCCTAGGCCTCTAACTAGGAAGGTTAATTTTGATTGAAAGAAAAACACACTGGAATCAGTCTGACCTATGAGGAGGTATATTAGATACCGACACCCCATaacaaataacaaaaataataattaatgttGAGTATATCCACATCCACAACAAGAAAACCATGACTTTCTCATTTAGGAGAACTCTGCCCAATTAGGAGTTGGCAAAGAACATATGGTGGTACATTGAAAACCTCAACAAGAAAGGAAGAAAAAGTAAAAAGGGTGTTCTTATCACCCAAAATAAAAGCTGATTTTGACCAGGTTTCTACTTCTAAATAACTaaaatgatgatgatttagtGGGTTTTTTCTACTTTAAAACCAACTTTAATTgacataaaaagaaataaaaactaaaGAGAAAGAGACAGTGAGAGAGACATGTTAGCTACTCTCATGGATCACATGTTGTTTAATGATAGTACACCTAATAGCAATGTGTGGGAtcccaaacaaacaaacaaaaaaaaactaatgagAAGTCTACTCCACATGATAAAAAATCTTAAAACTGGGAcctaactttttttctttctccatATAATCTTTTAAGGATGTTGATGCTATCGGTTCTAAGTTGAGATAGGGCAATGTAAAAGTAAGAAGACGCTACCGGAATTTTGTATTTGTTCTTCATATGTTTTGTCTTGAAGGGGTTTTCTCTCGTTCGCAACAGTCTGACTGGATATTTGTTGGAAAGTTGAACTAAATTGTTCCTAGTACACATGAGGAAGAATACATCACCTGGACTCTGAATCATAGACTGAATTAAGTCATCAGTATCGAATGAAGTTGAGTCGTTGAAGCGAAATGGTAATAGTCTTAGTAGAAGAATGTACACATTTCTGGTGTGAGAAATGAGTATAAACTCATGTATCACATAACTTGGGAAAGCATACCTGGTTCGCTCTAACCTTTATAACTTGGCCCAGTCCATGCTGAAAAAGTCATGGAAGCCTGCAGTAGACCGACCAACAATAAAAGTCCCTAGGTCGTACCGACTGTATTACAAATGTATGGTGCTAGGAAACCTGACTTGACAAAAACAGGAAAACAGTGTGCAGAAATGACTCGCAACAAAGAACCAGTATAGTCTTATGGACCATGGCTTAGAGATGCAGTGTTATATTATAATTACAGCAATATGAAACTTTTTCTGATCGATCAGAACCTGATAACAAAACAAAGGACAAATAATCAAGAAACGAGACTATCATAAACCAAATATACTATATCGATCTACTCTTCTTACGAAGTCAACACTACAACCTTTTTACCACTTCCCTCCCACTAAATGAGGCTCAAATCAAACGATAGTCCCAACCTCAGCACACCGACAGATGTGACCGCAAAACTGTTATCTTATGGATTCCAAAATCCAATAAGAGATTCCAAGTTTTAACCCATGCATCTTTATGCTTGCCACCCCCTAGAACATTTGAAGCTTAACCACAATAATGCGCAGCCACTCTCATGGATCACATGTTAGAAGTTGAAAGATACCTAATAACGATGTTTCCATCCAATACCCATGGGAACTTATTCCTTTGGATAAAAGATCTTACAAATGGGATATACACTTTTCAGAAAATCCCAACGATGATGATGCTATCGGTTCTAAGTTGAGATAAGGCGATTTAAGAGCAGTAGGAACACAACCCCGAAAGTGGAGCACTAACAACTGACTTTGTTGTTTTCATGTTTCTCTTGATAGTGATATACTTACTGCTTCATACTgacatatactccctccgtcccaaattagttgagtcatttgtagtttgcacaattattaagACAAGGAAAGAAggggagtatgtttaagtatttttacAAGTATGCCCTTATGCATAAAAACTTGTAAAACttcgaaatgatttatctcttaaactataccacggtttttcgtaaactttatataccgttgaaaaacattttaaaacacatacgtaacgaatataaacatggctatcaaattatacatatttcttatagaaacaataatcaattaaaaggatagttttagaaatatcccttaATTAGTGAAATAGCCCATCTAtttgtgggacaaaatctaaaaccaattggctcaactAATGTGGGACGTAGGGAGTAGTAATTTTGGGTCGAGCTATCATCATGAGTAGATATTAATTGGGAACATCCACCAACTTTTATGTTACATAAAGAGAAGAATACACGAACAAACTTGAAATACTAATCTGAATTTAGATATATGAAGTACATTACAGTAAGAAGAAATCAAGTTGTTGAAGAGAAATAGTACACTCTCGAGTAATCTGCTTAACAATTAATATTGAACCTAAGGAGTACACATCAGTATAAGTTCATTTTGAACATATATTACAGAAAACATACCTGTTTTCATTTTAACCGTTGTAACTTGGGCCAACTGATGTTAAAAAGTCATCAAAGCCTGcactaaaataacaatgaaaaGTCACAATGTCTTCCCATGTTATATCAAATGTGTAGGACTAGGAGGAATGATTAGGGCTTGTTATTCTTAGTCGAGCGGaaaattttcttcttatttcccGAGTACAAAAAAGAAGTCCATCTTAGAATAATCTGGCTAATTTCAGACCTGAACATGGATTTTTGGCCCTTTTATTTATGGACCCCTTTTCCCATTTTACTATTGACTAATTTTTGGTGAAGGATGTGCTACAATAGACTGAAGGTGTTAATCTTAACTGGCCCACAAATTCCCAAAAGAACTGTACCAATTATTGGCCATGGAGCATACAGCTTCACAACTCCTCGTGTTTAGAACCTCAACCAAAGATTGCCTGCAGTTCCTTACAATGAATTGAAAATCCtaggaaaaagtttgaaaatcttCTCAAACTAAGTAACTGACCTTGACAATGAATTGAGTGTATCTCTGGTCCTTTCACTTCTATACCATTATCGCTTATTAAGGAAATCCCCGATGAGGTGATGATAAATGGAAATGCAAGAGGTGGAGAAATGGGAGACTTTGCCACCTTAATATATCTCTGACCTTCAAAGGAAAAACGCCACAGTGTTACAGCATAATCTATCATAAGAATGGTGCCTAAAATAGGATAATTATACTTATAAAGGGCGCTGGTCGCTTAACAGCCAAACTAGACAAATTAGCCCAGCGTAATATGTATAAGTGCTGTTCTAATTCATAATGGCCAACCTGAATCAGATTCAAGCACTAAACGAATGGTCACCGCATGGGCCCAGTGAATCCCAAGCGCAGCAACAAGGTGGGAATTAAGCCTCTCCGGATCTTTCACGATTTCATGATTGTTCTCCGCTACACGTAAGATAACCAACTTTTATAGGAGATATCTAGCAAGAAGTGGCCTAAGTAGGTTAATTTAAATAATACCTTGGAAAGGATACTGGACTAATTCATCACAGTTCTGGGATCGCACTTGGTTGGTCACAATAATAGGAATCCGTGAGACCTCTGCTAGTGACCTAGGGATAGCTCAAACAAACATCAGTTCTTTTATAAAAATGAGAACGTCTGCACCAAAAATGTTTTACAAATCACTTAGTAATCAAGATTCTGCTCTTACTTGATGAAGGAAATGTGCCAACCTAGGGAATGCTGCTTAGGAGCTTTCACATCTCTGTCATTTTCACTGTGCACAACATGAAGGAGCATTCATGTTATTATAAATGCAATGAACTCTTTAGAGGTAAACATATTGACAATGAGCTTTCGTGTCTGTGTGTAACTATCTATCATCTACTGATGTCCAGGAGTTAGCTAGAAATAAATCATGCGCAGGCTATTCAGTCGATTCTGCTCTTACTTGAAGGAAATGTGCCAACCTAATGGATGTTAAGTCAAAAGTTGGAATTATCAGGAATTTATCAGCTCCAAACTGTCAGGTGTGGAAACATGAAGTGTTTTCCTATCAGACACGAGTATACTGTAGTACAATTCCTATTCCCTAGGAAAGAAATGATTATGCATACCCTGAAACAAAGCCAGCCATGCTATCAATAATGAGCAACTTAATCTGATTTTGGAGAATCGACAGCTTGACTTGCTGCAAGCTGCATGATGACAGAAAACAACACATTAGATCGCAATAACGAGGATGATATATTTAACTTACTCAAACTAAAACTAGTTTCTTTCCCATGTAAAACCGATCAGTTAATTCTGTTCATTAGGTATACATCCACGCAATCCAAATTCCAACATAGTGCTAGCGACCAAGTTCGGCAGAAGTGAACATAAAAAACACCATGCATTTACTCACTAAGGTCATCCAACAGGGTAACTAGTTCATTGACTTTATCCCAATACTTGGaagtcaaaaaaaattaaaattgctCATTGACTTTATCCCACAGAGTGAGTGACATACCTCTCAGTGAACTCAGTGAATGATGTAGGTCGTAAAACAAGTATCCTGCCAGCCATCTGCATTTAAAAACATGAAGCATTTTATTTTGAATCCCTTGAGAATTTTTAATGAGTGAGAACAATATCAGGAATATGTTGAATGCAACCTCCTGTGCCATTCTTTCCAATTGAAAGACTTCTGGGAAACTTTCTGCTCCAATCTCTATCAATCTGTAATCAAAACCACTGAGATTGTCTGCTAATAAAAGGGAATAACATCACAAGCCTAAACGACGAAGTATCCATAAATAAGATAATTAAACCTTCTTGAACTAAACTTTGACTCCACGTCAATATATATTGCTCGGCCATTTAAGCCACCACAAGCTGTTGGTAGAGCAGCCAATAACGCTAGCTTCATACAGAACTGCAAACGTACTTGCAAAAATTACAAGAGTATCATGCAATGGTAAGATtgctaaaattaaataaaaagcaATAAGGACCGTACTTGTGTTTTGCCAATCCCAGCAGGGCCAACAAGTTCGGTCAAAGCACCAAATGGTACTCCACCACACAAGGCTTCATCTAACCCTTTTAACCGTGTGGGTAAATGACCAGCCAAGTACTCATTTTGGACGTGTTCCTTCATCAACGAAAAAGCCTAGAAACAACTAAAACCAACAGTTCTTGATTCCCTTTCCACTTTAAGTACACAATGTTACACAACCTAAGTTTGTTTAATTTTAAGGAAAATTTAAGAAATCAAACTTACAGTCTGATATGGTGGACATGTCATTTCACTAATGTGTGTTACCGCGGAATTAACATCACTCATACCCACATCTAACAATTCCATCAAATCGAATTCAGTTAATGACAAAGCATCCTGAACCcataaaataaaattcatcagtcataaaccctagataatacaaagaattttttttctttttctttttgaaggatTAAATCTTAGAGAACATTGGAGCCTTTATAAACACCTACCTTGGATGTTAGGATATTACGAGCTGCAAAAATGTTAGCTATTGATTTTGGTAGACCCATTTGAGAGATCACCTTGTTCGCCATCTCTCTCGCTCTCTATTCCCGCCAAATGTGTAGCGCACGGAAAAGTGAATTTTTCCTCCCTTTGGTTCATTTGGTTTCCGGGGCAGTGGAAAttaaggcttagtttggtatttgTGCCGCTTTTATAAAAGCACTTTTCCGCCGTgcgttgttgtgttgtgctgtGTGAAAAAAtcagttagacgtttggtaaaatattaattaaaattaaagctgattagaaaagcaatcaaagtgtgtttggtaaaatatcagtTTCAACCGTTGTTGTTGTggtaaatgacaaaaacagacatctctgaaaatagttttattcaattttattgtgtttaaaaataattaattttttttactacTAAATGTATACGAatatataaaatattaaatttactaattgttactattattatgattgttaaaagAAATATTTTACataaccactttttaatatatatatatatatatatatataattttcaaaaaaaaaatcaagtaattatttaatattagtttttatttttgataaattaaatgaaatattatcataaaatagtttgaaaataaaatataataatatttaagaattaaaatataagaaataaaaaattggttgtacatatatttaagggtaatttttgtcatttacaaaataaaatagagagaaaaaagataaatcaagcattaaattttggtgggaccaaagcgTATGCTTTTGTAgtttttaaaagctcctcctccctAGCTTCTAAAAAgtgaggaatttgggaagtgctttgggtaaaaagcactttgatttctttttaccaaacaccaaCTGCAAAAAATATTGACATATATagattttgaaagtgcttttggaaaaataaaagcattaccaaacccagcctaAATAACCTGGCGAGATTAGCGTATATCCAAATTTAAATGGACATAGTGCCCTTGCTAAGGGGTGGTCAAAATTGGTGATTTTACTTTAATATCCTTGAACTAATTAACTTAAAAACTaaactctaaaattaaaaactaaaaaactcATAATCTTCCCTAATCTCTCTGCTCTtccccttcatcttcttccatttcttcttTCAACCGaaaatcttcaactttgattttccgCAAAAATGGTTGATTCTAAACGATCAAGCAGCAATACAGATTCAACGGGTAATATCAAAAGATCCAAATCACAGGAAAAAGGTAAGGAAAAAGTTGGAACCAGTGCAATCCCTAAACCCAAATATTCAATTCCTGAGAATGTTGAAAAAAAACCTCATACCGGCAAAAAGAAGATTGTAAGTGATGTCTAAACTCAAACTCATTATTGTGTCGTATGttttgattgttatattagggtctaaagtcggcatggtttttaAAAAAATTAGATGCCGGCCTTAGGATGTAAATGGTAGTCGGCAGGGTCGTAAcatgaataacatgccgacttttcataagagaaaaatatggtttagtccaaaatcacatcaaaatatactagttagtcctaactcattcaactaggtacaaattagtcattttttatggaaaatacacaaataaccttcatgtttacaatttagtccaaatatttgcaatttagTCCTGATGATGTCAGcatttttaaataataaaaaaataaaataaaatcaatatatttttcgaaccgtttgtccaaaattcgcaaactttatatattcggaaagctctttccgagagctacaaaaagagtacccatatgattatataattctcatttttaaaaaaatttagttTACATTGgcgtacaaacatgtacacatctacaaaatacAACTTATTTACAACCGAAACTCACCAGCTCCAACGCTCAACCACTCTTTACCCTTCTGCTGCAAACAACTACAACACCTCAACCATTCAACTCAAATTTTTTATCCATTTATGTAGCTTTCCAATCTTAGTTGCACTTTTCTACAACAACACTACCCATCCAACAACAACATAAATTCTGCTCCTCAGTACCACCAACATCACACATTTCAGATTTCATCTTTGCAATTCCATATGCATTTGATATTTATTCACCTGATCACCACTTCAGAGTTCTACCATCTCAATAGCACCAATTACTCAGCTGCACCATTCCTTATACTGGAACATAGAAGCAAACCCATTCTTCCAAATTTCCCATAGCATCACCTGCAATTGCTTCATATCCAGCTGCAGCTCATCCATACCCTGTAAGTGCTCAGCCAGCAACAATACACAACGCTTCTTCATTTCGTTATCATCTTAGTCACTGCAGACTCTAAATCACACAAAGTAACACTACTGTCTCCATCTCATATTCATAAAATCAACAGTTCTAACACCCTTGAAATCTCAGTAACACCATCTTCacttgtgtacaactatgtacacaagtGACAATTTTGCTTCTGATTGAAGTTGGACTTTCAAAAGATTCAGTAGGATTGGCAACTTCAATTGCTAGAGCACCTGTTCCATGTCAGTAATTGTAGTCATTTATTTGTGACCAAAAGCAAGGGAAGTTGATGTTACGATGCCTACCGCCAAGCCAAACTAGTTCCAGACTGAAACACACAACTCTTTGGTAGTAATAAAATGACAGTCATATTTTATTACTCATCAGTGGTGCCTATCGCCAAGCCAAACTAGCTTCGAATTGCAGAGATATTCCCAgccttaaaaaataaaataaagtgcaCAGAAATGTACACTTGAATTACAGATTCTctaatatgtacacatgtaattttgTCACATGTGCACAAAAATGTAGACTTATATTACATGTGTactaatatgtacacatgtaatttttGTCATATGTTACTATGTAAAAATGTCATATATATGCACATAGATGAAAAACTGTTTAATAAGGATGTTTTTACCTAATTTCCCTATAAGTCACAACCCCAAGCATCTTTACAAGGATTTGATTGTACTCTGGTCTTGATGTCTGCATTCCGATCAATACAACAACACGCATAAGAAACTGAATGATTCACATGCCTATGCTGTACAATTGCATATTCAGGAATGTTATGGCAACCAACTTCCGTGTTACATTCTTGGGTTATATAACTAACAAATGCCGCTTCAAAAGAATGCATCATGAGATGTACAACTATACGCGCACTGAAAATTAACATGAGTactattatgtacacattaagaaaacaggtgtacaactatgtacacacgaaaaatcaacatgtgtacaattgtaTACTTATTTCTAGAATCATTCTTTACGACTATATAGGGGCTCATCATGTCCAAATGCAACTGTAAGAAGAGTGTAGTACAAAATGAATAAAATTGCAATGTCATAATGTGTATTGTTCCCTGCAGTATACGTAATTTTGCAATTTAAATAGAAATGAAACTCTCCAATGAACATTACCGGCTGAGAATTAGACATATTGTTGACTTCCTCCGACGAAAACATGTTAAAATAATCTAAACTAACTAATGGGAGTATAATGATGTCGTGAAACCTACGTTCATTTCCGTGTAAATTATTAGCAAATCAATTATTGGGTAGGAAGTTGTCGGCACATCCCTTCACCGAGATTAAAAAGAATGGAATCAAATACATTTCCTACATAATcaataggtgtacaattatgtacacataacGATCaaaatgtgtacaactatgtacacattaacaatcaacatgtgtacaagtatATGCACACTAATTTATTGATGATCTTTACACATAAAAAAGAATACAAACCATGCACAAGTGAGTACGGATTCATGGATGAAAATGTGCATAAAATAAAACACCCTTAAGGATCATAGTGTGCACGAAATTTTAAcgattcctaaagaaaaactagAATAATACCTCATAAATTTTCCTATACTTTAAGAAATCACCGCATAGACCACAAACATCTATAAAAGAGCGCCAAGCGTACATATTAGGACCACATATGCAATCAAAGCATAGACCAAATTCCTTTTCTTCCCGAATTCCAGAATGGCTAGAGTGAATAATATCTAAGCCTGTGGGAGAAGGCATGCATATATGCAAAGTAACATTTTGGAAACGCAGGTACATACATAAAATACAGAACTACTAACAAATTATCTAGGCAAGCCCATTCTTACTTTCCGtaaaaagatttctgaaagcacTAAAGAGTCCAACCTAGTATAAGTGCTTGTGACTGAACAGCTGGAAAACGAGATAGGTTCCATAAGCCACCGGCACTATGCAGCAGTTGAATCTTGAAAGTGTCAGTTCTGACTTCCCATCGTGCCTCAATATGTGTAAATAAGTACACCTTGTTAGCCCTTATACGATAAAAACAATGCACATAAATATTTCACCAGTCTTTATCCTTTCAAAAGATTATCCTCATGGATTtcacaaggaaaataataaatggtTAGAGAGGCTACATGTAAACAAGTTACCATGCCAAACATCATTATTCTACAATGCAACTTTTTCTTACTGCTGATAATGTTACCTACATAAAGAAAATGTAAGAAATCACGACAAGCCAAGATGGGATGAAAGAAAATATAAGATTTTGCACATCCACAATTTAAAATAGGTCTCTATTAATTTATGGAATTTTCAAAAAGAGGTTGTGCAACCGATGTCAAATCTTAAATTATTATGTGTTTGTGTTATATGGATATCCTAAGATACAAAAAATATTCAAACAAGTCTTAATGGAACCAGACGCATGGACATAGTTATCAAGACTCAGCATATGCACTCATTAGAAATCAACAAGTGTATAATTATGTGAACATTAAAGGTCAAcgagtgtacaactatgtgcacattaatgATCAACaagtgtataattatgtacacattaagaaccaacatgtgtacaaatatgtacaccttAGTTATTTACACAAGCATAATATTATGGGGTTATTTTTTTCACA encodes the following:
- the LOC113314166 gene encoding DNA repair protein RAD51 homolog 2-like translates to MANKVISQMGLPKSIANIFAARNILTSKDALSLTEFDLMELLDVGMSDVNSAVTHISEMTCPPYQTAFSLMKEHVQNEYLAGHLPTRLKGLDEALCGGVPFGALTELVGPAGIGKTQFCMKLALLAALPTACGGLNGRAIYIDVESKFSSRRLIEIGAESFPEVFQLERMAQEMAGRILVLRPTSFTEFTESLQQVKLSILQNQIKLLIIDSMAGFVSGENDRDVKAPKQHSLGWHISFIKSLAEVSRIPIIVTNQVRSQNCDELVQYPFQAENNHEIVKDPERLNSHLVAALGIHWAHAVTIRLVLESDSGQRYIKVAKSPISPPLAFPFIITSSGISLISDNGIEVKGPEIHSIHCQGFDDFLTSVGPSYNG